In Neodiprion virginianus isolate iyNeoVirg1 chromosome 6, iyNeoVirg1.1, whole genome shotgun sequence, the genomic window GAAAAGATGTAGCTATATTGTACAACAGTATGAGTACCGGTTGTATCGTCGCATTGAATAATATTGACAATGATGGCTTCAGAAAGTAATCCGCAATCAATTGTACGACTCCCACTGTAAGTGGCCTTACTATGCTGAAGAGCAAAAATCTTATCAGCTGCAGTATAAAGGCTGTGACAAAGGCTATTCCTATGTGAATTGTACCGAATATTTCCGCCCAGAAACGGGTCGCGATGTAATCCGTTCGTTCCGCGCATTTCTCTGTAGCCAGTATCGGCGGAGCATCAGTTGTTCGATAGTACCTGTCGATGCACAGTGTCGATCGTTTTACTTAATCGTTACAGTTACTTTTGTCTGTCTATTATTAAAGaaatgttgagaaattttaGGAAAACGTACGCCGAATTGCCGTGATCAAAGTAGTAGATGTCTATCTTCTCCGACGTGTCATCAATGCCGTTTCCCGGAGTTcttggtttttcaaaatcccgtttcttctttttggGAATGCCTTCTGATAGTTCACAGCATACGTAGCTCTAAATTAAACTCACTTACTATAAAACAGTGATTAGTGATTGAACATTGAATCTGTACCTTTGGATAATTCTGATAAAGGTCCTTCTTAACTTTTACTTGATACGTCTTATCTGACATCTTTGGAGATTGCCTTCTGGGCCATTTAAAGTTCCATTTCTCACGGATGGGTCGGACTGCTTTCAAAGAGCCTAAAATACATCTTCCTTgtatcttttctttctttctcttttcctttgcAATCAATCGCGCAGGGTTTTAATCAAGATTCTCACCTTGATCACGTTTCGGTATATTAGAAATACTCCTGTTGGGCAAGCGTAATTTCGAGAAATCGTTAACAGTATCACCTAGAAAATTTACCGCCTTCCTACTTTCAATGTAGTTTTaatataaaatcattattccATGAGTTATGCATCAGAGAAGTCCTCACGTTTTGTACGCATACGGGCAGTGGCATGCCACTGGCGTCTTTCCATTTTGAATAATAGGTTGACACACCAGCCCTTGATTTGCAAGACAGCTTTGTATCGGTGCTGTGGGTTCAAGCTGATACCTCTGAGGTGAGACTTGACGAACTGGTCTTGAGAGTGTATCATCTGGCGGTGGACATTGGACAGATCGACATAAACACTCTTCTGAGGAGGAAACAGGTCTTTGAATGACCGATGGCGCTTAGGGTGTGAATTAGTTGACAGCAGAGGGCTGAAAacgttaaataataatttatagaGATATATCCTACTTTCGATAACTGTAACACCATTTTTATTCAGTTCAGAGTAGTTCATAATTGAACTCATATCTGTGTGTAACGAAGTTATGTTGGATGGCTCTGACGAATCTGAGCAATGGCATTCATTCTCAACTGCCATAATTGTCGTGAGTAATAAATTAGAACTTTCTTGAACgatataaaataatcaaacctgaaatgaaaataacgtcAACATTGAAGTGGTATTTAAAAGAAACTGTCAGAGAAACAAATGAATCTTGAACTCAAGTTTGTTTTCATATGTTGCTCACTGTAATCCGATACACTGTGAACTGTATACTCGCTGAGTTCTCATAGATCACATATCTGCAGTATGTTAAAAAATACGGGATAAATGATTATggatgaaataattataatttttaggTGAATTCTTTATTTTAGTGTTTCTTTTAAGTCAACTTATTGTACAATTAAGTATTTCGGAAATCTCTTCATTGAGATCGGTTTACAGAGAAGGGAGGCGTTCTTTAAGAACCCTAGACCTTCAACTGGCAAGTCCATTCATTTCTATTACATTGGGTCATTAACTTTTGCTTGCTCTTTTACagtatcattattatcattattcataGTATTTTATAACAGGAGGTGCATAGAGAGCTTAGGCGTGGGGCTATGGGTAGCATACATTGTTTCTCGGaaactttttacaaattgtCCTTACATAGGTATTTCTTATTATTGCAATACATTTTTTGCCATTGTTTTTGATACCTTGCGCGTGACTTGTTAGGGACAGTATGACAAATGCTGAGTCTTTCCTTAATCATATACGAGTTTGTCTAAtatcaaattgaaattagtGATTATTGtgcgatgttttttttaaattgcaatCACTCTTCATAAGTAGTATTTTAATAACAACAGTTCTGCGTTATAAAATCATGtaaataatacatgtatacatatattgctTGCCAACTTCATATGAGGCCTGATCGTTTGATATGAAAAacagtttgttttttaaaatgaaaattaaaccATAATAACTACAAATTAATTAATGTATTCATTAGCTTGGTGAAAACGTTGTTTGTTAGTATGTTAATTTCATAGTAGTTGATCGATAATTGACTTctctgcaaaaaaatattatgtatgtacaaataCATACGCATTTGAATGCGCATGTAAAGATCCTAAAATGGAATTTCCTTATTCAtataaacattatttttagtATGAAATGAATTGATACTTTTCTACACTCGTTTATGGTCTTACACCAAAACTCTCAATTCATACGTAGCACTAGAATACtcataatatgtataatcatTCCATATAGTAACATTCATGAAACAATTGATGAAGTATATTGGAACCCATGATACAAGCGTCTTGGCAAAATTGGCTGGACTAGAAGTTTCACAGAAGCGTAAATTAATATTCTACATGCAaataatacataatttttcgatacacTGGTCAGATCTTGACACTTGAGACAAATGACTTGATTGTCAATAGGTCTCTATTTTTAATGTGCTTTACATttaaagttttcatttttttgatcaattatttttttatttatacacccACAAGAAATATTATAGTACACAGTTTCGCATGCTTTTAATGACTAAATATGTGTTGTGCGATGATAACTACGCTTTTCAGCCATCAAGACACATGTATGTGTTGATACTTATGATATCAATTGTGACAAGGACGAACTAATCGTTGTGTCATAAACAATTTACACACTACGTATTTAGAGAGACATTGTAAAAACATAAAGTACACACAGGATCAATGTACTTCTTACAGAATAACTAACGTGAGCCAAAGGTGTATGAAGTAATTTACAGCTATTATGTGATTGGAAATATCAGTGCACAGTATAACGATCCAATAATAGTCGAGAAATGATCGATTAACGGACATAAAGCTTACCATTCTTCAAAACATGGATGTAAgagttgaaaatatgaaaccGATGTCCGTAACACAGACCAGCCAATCAAACAGAAAGTAACAGTAATACATACTGATAATGTGAAAAGGACTGCAACAGCGATGTTATTAAGTTCTAAAACGCCTCCTAGAGCCTAGTTACAACACTGTTGCGGAAATTTGCACAATGCAAGTACGCAGCTGTGACTTTGTGTTTAGTGGTGAATAACATTTATTGAACAATAATGAAGTGCAGCCATAAGTTCTGTTAAAACCTGTGTTAGCAAGACAACAAGCAACTATCTGAAACAGtaagattttcaattattacaattattattaccaatttttttttctcaaattgctTGCAAAGCGTATTTTAAAACTGGGTTCATATATGAAGCCCACACAATGTTTGCCTTAATCTATAATATGCCATAATTAATCTAATATTAACGCTGTTTTGTTTATATCAGAAGATTACATCACGCATCTCACATGCTAGATTTCAAcgaagtaaataaatttgaatgcCAAATTCATGGCgtatcaaaatcaaattttttcttttggtgTAAAGAACTTAGTCAGTTTATGGTCTTTAATTATCATCATGATTTCAGTACCAACCTTTATCACAATTCACCTCATTACTTACTTCGGTAAACAACGGAAAATATTAAATGACACAAgatatatacaaattattacagcaaaatatattaaaaataaaaagtcatTGTAGACTACTTTatgcagtaaaaaaaaaaaaaaaaaaccgcccTATTATCATCTTTTTTGAGCAATTCTATGAATTGTGAGATACCACAATGTACTCGCGAAAAGCATAAAAACTGTCAGCTTTTTCTCTAGAAGTCTTTTATCGCATAAAGGGGCCTGTTTTATATTTGCTTTTGGTAtgtgatataattatttatacaggTCGAGCGATACAAAATGATACAGTTATGTTGACGGGATACAATTTGGTTAACGTTaattatttgcaaaaatatcGAAGTTATTTACATACACTGCCAATCAATATCAATACACTAGCCGGCAGTGTACATAGCTATATTTTAATGTTGGTAAAGCCGTGTATCTTCAGCTTTCGTGCAATGCTGTATATAGCCTCATCCTGTATATATAATCATAAAATGTTTCGCAAGTAATGGCACAAGGCGAGCAAATAGCGCTTCAAGAACAATAAGCAATGTACCGCCAATCAAGAtactttatgaattttcttatTGAAATGCGTACTAATAATAAGGCATCTCTGCACAAATCAGACCATGACTCAGAATTTCGATTAGTTTACAATAATGGTAGAATTAAGTGGGCAAATTGTTTAGAACTGGTTTAGAATCACCAACAAAtgttacaaaataatataaaaattaaaccgGCAACAACAGTAGTTGTGATAAAACTTGTAAGAAGATTCAATACAATTACTAGTCATATAGATATAAGGAGAAATGTAGCTGCATCTAGTGCCGAGCTGAGACTCGTTTTATCATATTCAACCTGTATCGCGGCTTATTTAGAGTCAAAATTCAAACACGACACTAGTAAGTAAACGCTAATTGCAAAGGCTATTAactgaaagaattttttacagaGCGAGTATAGAGATCAATTGATCATCAAGAAAAAACTGtagtacttttttttcgtcccagtCTACATTAGCGATTTTTaatggaatttgaaaactgtCTTTGTTTTAATTCAAGTTCTAGGAATGTGTTTAGATACACAATTTGCTCCTTGCTTACCATCCAATCTTATCAAGTCActtaatcattattatttcaacataGTAACTCTCTTTGGTACTACAGATTAACTATAAAAACAAGTGAAACGGCGTATCAAAATCTGATAACTCCAATAGTGATAACGTAATAACAATGCCAATAATCTTCACACGAGATATACCGTATTAGCTATCCAATATCCTTATACATATTGATAATTGTCTTTTGCCGCAAGCAAAGGTAATTTTTCTATGCTCTGCTTGAGATCAAAGCTGTGCAACCAGTCTGAGCTCGGCTTTGCTTTAACACCACAGAAGCTTAACCCACAAAAATCAGCAGCGTTCTGTATTGCCCCTCTGTGAAAGGGATTACCTTGCTTGAAGTGTTTGTAACGACCTGCGTTCATACGTTCATTGGTCGTCATACCCAGGACCATGATCTAAGGATAAAAATTAACTCATTCAACATTTCCATTACGAAATCCAAGTACACAATACAAGTAtggttcaaaaaattaatggaaaaaACCTTAAGAAATGGAATTATTTACCTGGTAGCACTGACAAGCCAACAACGTTCCTACCCAAAAAGAATGAAGTGCTGTATTTGCAGATACCCAAGCTACCCACGCGTCGCAAGTAGCTGCTGATACCAAGTAATTATCTGGACTGTGGCCATTTGTGAGATTACTCCAACACTCAAACTGCCAGTATTGTACGCTTGCTGACAAAACCACAATACACAAGGCTAGTAGAGATGCCAAGAATCCGAGGAAATATTTATGATTGTTTGCTCCTaaggatgaaattttttaatggaaACAACGTGTAATAtgaagaattttgaaacttgGGTAAACTCCATCGTACACGTACCAATGCAGTTATTCACCCAAGGACAGTGGTGGTCGAATCGAGCAACACAGCGATCACAAGAAGAACAATGCTTTGAGCGCATCGGTCTTCTAACCAAGCAACTACTGCAAAACCATTGCGGTTCAAAACCACCAGATTCTGCCAACGCAATAATTGTCTGAAATATGTATAACTTACAACTTAGGCTTGTAGAAAAAAAGTACTTTTTATATTAATGACATGGAagttcgtttgaaaaaattcttctagCCTGATAAAATGAACTAGCTATTCATATGTTGAGTATAAGTTTTCAAGTGAATTTCGCACGTGCAAACATCAAACATATTCAGTACATACATTTAATTTGTCTTCATGCGTTGCTGTAATCACTCCTGGATTTCCCCTCCATGATTTTAAAAAGCATGTCCACAAAGGTACGGATCCAACAACTAACATGAACCACAGATACCAGGCTGCATGTACTCCCAGCCAAAATATCCATGTTATATATATCCACATCTGTAATTTGTTAGAAATATCTCTGAACTTACATTCTTTAAATAGTCGACTGGTCAAAGACTTGTATTctaatttatatatttgatGACTTTTTGATTACTATATAAATATTCACCTTTGTAGCCAGGTATATTGACATGGGCAAAATGTGAAAAAGACGTTCGTCAAACAGAAAGTGATTCGCCAAGTAGACGGCTATGTAGATGGTGAGGAAGGCACCTAATTTTGCTAAATAATCAAATCCACTTTGGAGGACTAATCCGATGATGTAAAACACGAAGAACGGAGTGCTGACCATACAATACCATCTCACTCTCTGAAAAtcatgataaaataataattttaggCATTATGAGGTTTTTAATAATATGAAACTAATGTACCTCGTTccatataaattattaatttacaaCTATTATTGTAATTTACTAAGCactgaggaaaaaatttcataactgTTATCAAGTTGTCATAATACATCGAGAATTATTAGGCAACGGTTTTTATCAATGATACTTCAAGGATTATTAGACTGGTATAAAAAGAATGGTTCAAAATTGTAATCGAGTTTCATGCAATGTAGGTGTCATTCAACAAGAGCATATTACAATACAATCGATATCGATCACTTAGAGTTCATCAATTTTCCCTGTGGTCCTCTCCTTCTacaaataaaatcattcaCATGACAATAATTCACTGTAATTGAAAGAGGGAAACAAATTTAGTCTAATTGAGAGTATAATATTACTACGATATATCACATATAGTTATAGCTCACGATGCTTATTCCAACAATTATTCACTGTGCTACGTATATCAATAACCACCCAACTATTAATTAAAGCTTGTTTAAGTTCTATGTTACCATAAAGTGGCttgtacaaataaaatatctttGACTGTTTCATTGGCCGTACTTTTCCACGTGGTGCGAATGGATTATCAAACTGTTATACCTTGTCTCTGCACCATGCTCTTGTGCGTCCTTGTTTCTCCTTAATTTCTTGACTTATCTTATGACCCAGCCACACTGCTCCTATATGTGGACTCAACAAGCTTTGAGGTGTTTCATTTTGAAAGTTGGGAACATCTAATGATGCCCCACTGTGAACTAACGTTGATATGGCAGTGTTGTTCTTTGCTATAATGGCCCAATGCAAGGCTGTATTACCATGGAGGTTGTCTGTGAGTGAATTTGATGCACCCAGGGTTAATAACAATCGGGTTGGATCTAGACTGtaagatataattattgaatgaTCATCCTGTCGTTATATACAGGATGTTGTAAAGCATTTTGAGCGTTTACCTTGTAAATGTacattttattatcaataagAAATCTACAATCTTCAGATTTACATACCTATTCACTTTATATGCACTCCACATTAACGGAGTCATGGCGCTTCTATCAGGCATATTTGGATTAACTCCTTTTGCGACTAGATATGCAACGATAGCTGTATGACCGAACTGAGCTGCCAAATGAATGCATGAAAATCCTTCCGAGTCTCTCAAAGAAGGATCAGCACCTGCTCTTAGCAATAATACGACCGTTGGTAGGTGTCCTTgcctaaaaatttttatatagtATTGAGTGAAAACTATTAAATGAATGAGATTACTTTCTACTTTTCAGAATGTTGTTGATCAAAAACCAACCTTGTGGCCCAATGAAGCGGAGTCGAGGCTAATTCTCCACCGATTGCATCGACGATAGCGCCTTTGGCAATAAGATATTTGACAATTTCCTTCCGATTGTTGATCGAAGCCCAATGCAAGAGAGTAACAGTCTCCGAATCTGGTTGATTCACATTTGCCCCAGCTTCAACTAATTCAGTAACTCGCTCCAAGGCGCCATACTGTGTTGAATGTTATTATAATAGTCAGATATATTGATAAACATTCTCAAGTGgtttaatattttatcaagtatataagtatatattatattcttgGCTATCGAAATAAACAGAACATCTGACTGAATTTTGATAATCTCTCTAATGATTGACTAACAATGCACATTTTTATACGTCAGTTATACAAGTGACTGGTTACCTGTGTAGCTCTGACAATGTCGTACGTGCTACAATCCTGAGTAGCAGGACGCGTTGGCTCCTGTTGTATACTACTTGGATCTTCCGGTTCACCACTGCCTTCGCCCTGACAGGCAGTTTGCATTTGTAGGGCATACatgctgaattttttgtataatacTCAGAACAAAATACACGTGATTAGTTACGTAGTTGAACGAAACCTCAAGTCACAATCACTGCACATTCTTGAATTGAATTATCTACAAAAGCACCACTGTATAAGACAAATCACAGGTTATGTGGCTCACTCGGCGGTGTTAAAATGACGGTGacgaattgatttttctgacaTACAATCAATACAGTGGATGGATTCGAGTTAGAGAATTCTCACTTTACGAGTCAAGAGATCCCCGTCGAAGATCGTCCGTAGTCAGTAATCCCGATTTGCAATGTTAGATACAAAATCAAGTTCACGACAACACTTGACTGCCGAAGGGTGGGGCGCCGGTATGTGGCACGCCAACTTCGCGTCCCGATGACAGGATTGATACTCGGCCGATTTTCTCGTCGACCAAAGGCAGGGTTTGCTGTTTGCAGAAGATTCACTACTCGGACTTTCGGAGCGGTCGCGAGATAACGCTTATTGAGTAATCGTTAATAACAACATTACAACAGGGTGCTGACTGATTTTACTTtgctgataataataattgaaaccGTCACGTGCATTGGACTCTTAAATTTATCATGTTATTAAATGACGTAGAAAACCGAGTATGAAACTTACGCACCGCGGCCGGTCTACTTTATATCAGATGCAACTAAAAGTAGTCCTCCCACTGTTGGAGATACCAAGCGTTGATATATATTGCCCTCCGGCTTGAACTCGAGGCAGTCTCACTAGATTGACAGAAAATACATGTCTTCGCCAGACACTCTCTGTAGATCTCTGGTTTTCAACGCCCATTCGGGACACTTCGGAACTCTTATGGGAATCCATCTCTGCTCTCAAAAAGTATAATGAGCTATGGGATGGTTCACGATGGTTCTGGGAGCTGAAAATATATTGCATCGCGCGGTTACTTAGAGTATCTCATCAGTTAACGTCAACGGTCAACGTGGTAGCCGACATATCGTAACCGATAGACGACTGACGTACCGACGCTTAAAAATTTCCGTCGGAGAAAAATAACGTTTTCTCCGTTAGCCTCGTGGAAGTACTTTGAGTGAATACGGCGAGCATTGAAACGAATATCCATTCTGTCTGACTCGCAGACGTTGGAAAAACCCGGTAGACTACGCGCAATCGAATATATAGCGCCTCAACAGATTTGTTCTggcattttgaaaaatcgtcaaaaaagAGACCAAAAAACTGCAGAGGCCTGATTTTTGTCTTCCATTTTGGGGCGGAAAGATTTTCAGCTCGAAATCGATTACGACGCAGCTCTCTAGACCAATTGGAACCCCAAaaactcaggaaacgcagcgaaaggtCCGTAGGACAAGCAGCAGAAAAAGTAGGCAGTACGTCTTCGGTTTTTCGGCTGTTACTCTCATTCCGTTGATCGCAAcgtattaggactgcgcccaatcgatttctctcgcaaaattacgtcggaatagtgccagaaagacttgattccagcacttttcataatcacgaaaattttcgccaaaaatacaaaccttcctttttttttcaccaaaaaatttttcgtctcagaattgattcgtatgactctttcccgatcaattggaccaccaggaactcagaaaacacagcaaaaagagcgtgggatcaacaggagagaagttacgaaggaaaaagcacctgccgaaaaatgtcgaaaacacaggttctcgttttttggctgtaacttttgatgcgttgatcgcagcgtattgggactgcgcccaatcgatttctcttgcaaaattacgtctgaTTAGTGCTACGATTAATTGatcccagcacttttcgaaatcgcgaaaattttcgccaaaaatacaaaggggttaaccttcctttttttttcatcaaaaaatttttcgtctcagaatcgattcgtatgactctttcccgatcaattggaccaccaggaactcagaaaacacagcaagaagagcgtgggatcaacaggagagaggttacgaaggaaaaagcacctgctgaaaaatgtcgaacacacaggttctcgttttttggctgtaacttttgatgcgttgatcgcagcgtattgggactgcgcccaatcgatttctctctcaaaattacgtcggaatagtgccagaaagacttgattccagcacttttcaaaatcgcgaaaattttcgccaaaaatggaaaggggttagccttacttttttttttggcaaaaaacttttggtctcagattcgattcaaacgatccttatccgaccaattggaccctcaggaactcagaaatcgcagcgaaaatagcgtaggaccaacaggagtgaaatggcgagcgaaaaagcacctgctgaaaaatgtcgaaaattcaggttccggttttttggctgtaacttttgatgcgttgatcgcagcgtattgggactgcgcccaatcgatttctctcgcaaaattgcgtcggaatagtgccaaaaagacttgattccagcacttttcaaaatcgcgaaaattttcgccaaaaatggaaaggggttagccttacttttttttttggcaaaaaacttttggtctcagattcgattcaaacgatccttatccgaccaattggaccctcaggaactcagaaatcgcagagaaaaaagcgtaggaccaacaggagagaaatggcgagcgaaaaagcacctgctgaaaaatgtcgaaaattcaggttctggttttttggctgtaacttttgatgcgttgatcgcagcgtgttgggactgcgcccaatcgatttctctcgcaaaattacgtccgatcagtgctacaattaattgattccagcacttttcaaaatcgcgaaaattttcgccaaaaatggaaaggggttagccttacttttttttttggcaaaaaacttttggtctcagattcgattcaaacgatccttatccgaccaattgggctctcaggaactcagaaatcgcagcgaaaggagcgtaggaccaacaggagtgaaatggcgagcgaaaaagcacctgctgaaaaatgtcgaaaattcaggttccggttttttggctgtaacttttgatgcgttgatcgcagcgtattgggactgcgcccaatcgatttctctcgcaaaattgcgtcggaatagtgccaaaaagacttgattccagcacttttcaaaatcgcgaaaattttcgccaaaaatggaaaggggttagccttacttttttttttggcaaaaaacttttggtctcagattcgattcaaacgatccttatccgaccaattggaccctcaggaactcagaaatcgcagagaaaaaagcgtaggaccaacaggagagaaatggcgagcgaaaaagcacctgctgaaaaatgtcgaaaattcaggttctggttttttggctgtaacttttgatgcgttgatcgcagcgtgttgggactgcgcccaatcgatttctctcgcaaaattacgtccgatcagtgctacaattaattgattccagcacttttcaaaatcgcgaaaattttcgccaaaaatggaaaggggttagccttacttttttttttggcaaaaaacttttggtctcagattcgattcaaacgatccttatccgaccaattgggctctcaggaactcagaaatcgcagcgaaaggagcgtaggaccaacaggagtgaaatggcgagcgaaaaagcacctgctgaaaaatgtcgaaaattcaggttctggttttttggctgtaacttttgatgcgttgatcgcagcgtattgggacagcgcccaatcgatttctctcgaaaaattacgtccgatcagtgcttcaattatttgattccagcacttttcaaaatcgcgaaaattttcgccaaaaatacaaaggggttaaccttccttttcttttcaccaaaaaagttttcgtctcagaattgattcgtatgactcttttccgatCAActggaccaccaggaactcagagaaCACAacaaaaagagcgtgggatcaacaggagagaaattacgaaggaaaaagcacctgctgaaaaatgtcgaaaacacaggttctcgtttattggctgttacttttgatgcgttgatcgcagcgtattgggactgcgcccaatcgatttctcttgcaaaattacgtctgaTTAGTGCTAcgattaattgattccagcacttttcaaaatcgcgaaaattttcgccaaaaatacaaaggggttaaccttccttttcttttcaccaaaaaatttttcgtctcagaatcgattcgtatgactctttcccgatcaattggaccaccaggaactcaaaaacacagcaaaaagagcgtgggatcaacaggaaagaggttacgaaggaaaaagcacctgctgaaaaatgtcgaacacacaggttctcgttttttggctgtaacttttgatgcgttgatcgcagcgtattgggactgcgcccaatcgatgtctctcgcaaaattacgtcggaatagtgccagaaagacttgattccagcacttttcaaaatcgcgaaaattttcgccaaaaatggaaaggggttagccttacttttttttttggcaaaaaacttttggtctcagattcgattcaaacgatccttatccgaccaattggaccctcaggaactcagaaatcgcagagaaaagagcgtaggaccaacaggagagaaatggcgagcgaaaaagcacctgctgaaaaatgtcgaaaattcaggttccggttttttggctgtaacttttgatgcgttgatcgcagcgtattgggactgcgcccaatcgatttctctcgcaaaattacgtcggaatagtgccagagagacttgattccagcacttttcaaaatcgcgaaaattttcgccaaaaatggaaaggggttagccttactttttttttcggcaaaaaacttttggtctcagattcgattcaaacgatccttatccgaccaattggaccctcaggaactcagaaatcgcagcgaaaaaagcgtaggaccaacaggagtgaaacggcgagcgaaaaagcacctgctgaaaaatgtcgaaaattcaggttctggttttttggctgtaacttttgatgcgttgatcgcagcgtgttgggactgcgcccaatcgatttctctcgcaaaattacgtccgatcagtgctacaattaattgattccagcacttttcaaaatcgcgaaaattttcgccaaaaatggaaaggggttagccttacttttttttttggcaaaaaacttttggtctcagattcgattcaaacgatccttatccgaccaattgggctctcaggaactcagaaatcgcagcgaaaggagcgta contains:
- the LOC124307236 gene encoding uncharacterized protein LOC124307236; the protein is MSDKTYQVKVKKDLYQNYPKSYVCCELSEGIPKKKKRDFEKPRTPGNGIDDTSEKIDIYYFDHGNSAYYRTTDAPPILATEKCAERTDYIATRFWAEIFGTIHIGIAFVTAFILQLIRFLLFSIVRPLTVGVVQLIADYFLKPSLSILFNATIQPVLILLYNIATSFRDLCEPIAEGLGFFLREIAQVFRAFRIVEVNNCTNNSCT
- the LOC124307190 gene encoding palmitoyltransferase Hip14 gives rise to the protein MYALQMQTACQGEGSGEPEDPSSIQQEPTRPATQDCSTYDIVRATQYGALERVTELVEAGANVNQPDSETVTLLHWASINNRKEIVKYLIAKGAIVDAIGGELASTPLHWATRQGHLPTVVLLLRAGADPSLRDSEGFSCIHLAAQFGHTAIVAYLVAKGVNPNMPDRSAMTPLMWSAYKVNSLDPTRLLLTLGASNSLTDNLHGNTALHWAIIAKNNTAISTLVHSGASLDVPNFQNETPQSLLSPHIGAVWLGHKISQEIKEKQGRTRAWCRDKRVRWYCMVSTPFFVFYIIGLVLQSGFDYLAKLGAFLTIYIAVYLANHFLFDERLFHILPMSIYLATKMWIYITWIFWLGVHAAWYLWFMLVVGSVPLWTCFLKSWRGNPGVITATHEDKLNTIIALAESGGFEPQWFCSSCLVRRPMRSKHCSSCDRCVARFDHHCPWVNNCIGANNHKYFLGFLASLLALCIVVLSASVQYWQFECWSNLTNGHSPDNYLVSAATCDAWVAWVSANTALHSFWVGTLLACQCYQIMVLGMTTNERMNAGRYKHFKQGNPFHRGAIQNAADFCGLSFCGVKAKPSSDWLHSFDLKQSIEKLPLLAAKDNYQYV